Proteins co-encoded in one Carassius carassius chromosome 35, fCarCar2.1, whole genome shotgun sequence genomic window:
- the LOC132115703 gene encoding transcription factor 21-like produces the protein MSTGSVSDPEDLQELSITHKDTHSLEDSEDEFSINDSLKAKTKPRAAANNNKQQMKMGKDGRQSQRNAANARERARMRVLSKAFSRLKTSLPWVPADTKLSKLDTLRLASSYISHLRQLLQEDRYENSFVHPVNLTWPFVVSARSEDTKDISAAVRLCGATA, from the exons ATGTCTACGGGTTCGGTGAGTGATCCTGAAGATCTCCAGGAGCTGTCAATCACTCACAAGGACACACACTCTCTAGAAGACTCAGAAGACGAGTTTAGTATCAATGACAGTCTGAAAGCAAAGACCAAACCTCGAGCTGCTGCCAACAACAACAAGCAACAAATGAAGATGGGAAAGGATGGCAGACAGTCTCAGAGAAACGCAGCTAACGCCAGAGAAAGGGCACGCATGAGGGTTCTGAGTAAAGCATTCTCGCGGTTGAAGACCAGCCTGCCATGGGTACCGGCAGACACCAAACTGTCAAAGCTGGACACGCTGCGTCTGGCATCCAGCTACATTTCTCACCTCAGACAGCTTTTGCAGGAGGACAGATACGAGAACAGCTTTGTGCACCCTGTAAACTTG ACCTGGCCTTTTGTGGTCTCAGCGAGATCAGAGGACACCAAAGACATTTCAGCAGCGGTCAGACTATGTGGAGCTACAGCATAA